One genomic segment of Stenotrophomonas sp. 704A1 includes these proteins:
- a CDS encoding FKBP-type peptidyl-prolyl cis-trans isomerase N-terminal domain-containing protein produces the protein MKLRSIAVAVAALALTGNAFAQDVSSEKGKLSYYFGYDYGNNLAELTGRGEQLDINSVVKGLQDAYAKKQPAITAEQLKPAVEAFQKREQGRAQAAKAEYEKAAAENKTKSDQFIAANKAKAGVQSLPSGVQYRVIEAGKGAKPTQASTVQLEVAGPFPYGQRPSEARPAQQIPSIKVSEVEMKAMRETLLQMPAGSKWEVTLPPDQAYGADPRTPFPPNVAVQFEIKLISVK, from the coding sequence ATGAAGTTGCGTTCTATCGCGGTCGCCGTCGCGGCCCTGGCCCTGACGGGCAATGCCTTCGCCCAGGACGTCTCGTCCGAAAAGGGCAAGCTGAGCTACTACTTCGGTTACGACTACGGCAACAACCTGGCGGAGCTGACCGGTCGCGGTGAGCAGCTGGACATCAACTCGGTGGTGAAGGGTCTGCAGGACGCCTACGCCAAGAAGCAGCCGGCAATCACCGCCGAGCAGCTGAAGCCGGCCGTTGAAGCGTTCCAGAAGCGCGAGCAGGGCCGTGCCCAGGCCGCCAAGGCCGAGTACGAAAAGGCTGCTGCCGAAAACAAGACCAAGAGCGATCAGTTCATCGCGGCGAACAAGGCCAAGGCCGGCGTGCAGTCCCTGCCGAGCGGCGTCCAGTACCGCGTGATCGAAGCCGGCAAGGGCGCCAAGCCGACCCAGGCCAGCACCGTGCAGCTGGAAGTGGCCGGCCCGTTCCCGTACGGCCAGCGCCCGAGCGAAGCCCGCCCGGCCCAGCAGATCCCGTCGATCAAGGTCAGCGAAGTTGAAATGAAGGCCATGCGCGAGACCCTGCTGCAGATGCCGGCAGGCTCGAAGTGGGAAGTCACCCTGCCGCCGGACCAGGCCTATGGTGCCGATCCGCGCACCCCGTTCCCGCCGAACGTGGCAGTGCAGTTCGAGATCAAGCTGATCAGCGTCAAGTAA
- a CDS encoding CoA pyrophosphatase, with protein sequence MQTTEETARVVASPCIGVCKLEPHRLCSGCGRHIDEIARWSSMSDSERSHVLHRVLPLREQLQQSLRGSLADSHRLLRALHPLAEPPAGDGWNRSELDDLLPPGPPVEAAVLAGIVPRAGGAQVILTRRTETLRQHGGQVGFPGGRTEPDDRDALAAALRESQEEIALAPAQVQALGYLDPFVTITGYRVTPVVAVIDPDFVPVPQPSEVAEVFEVPLDYLMSPDNLRQVEINHRGRVRHVLEYGWPGQRIWGATAAILYNLRRRLEHVQ encoded by the coding sequence GTGCAAACTACGGAAGAAACGGCGCGTGTTGTCGCAAGTCCCTGCATCGGCGTCTGCAAGCTGGAACCCCATCGGCTGTGCAGCGGCTGCGGGCGGCATATCGATGAGATCGCACGGTGGTCGTCGATGAGCGACAGCGAACGCAGCCATGTCCTGCACCGCGTGCTGCCGCTGCGCGAGCAGCTGCAGCAGTCCCTGCGCGGTTCACTGGCCGACTCCCATCGCCTGCTGCGCGCGCTGCATCCGCTGGCCGAACCGCCGGCCGGCGATGGCTGGAACCGCAGCGAGCTGGATGACCTGCTGCCGCCGGGACCGCCGGTGGAAGCGGCCGTGCTGGCCGGCATCGTGCCGCGCGCCGGCGGTGCGCAGGTGATCCTGACCCGGCGCACTGAAACCCTGCGCCAGCATGGCGGCCAGGTGGGATTTCCCGGCGGCCGCACCGAGCCTGACGACCGCGATGCGCTGGCGGCCGCACTGCGCGAGAGCCAGGAAGAGATCGCGCTGGCGCCGGCACAGGTGCAGGCGCTGGGGTATCTGGACCCCTTCGTGACCATCACCGGCTATCGGGTCACTCCGGTGGTGGCGGTGATCGACCCGGATTTCGTGCCGGTGCCGCAGCCCAGCGAGGTGGCCGAGGTGTTCGAGGTGCCGCTGGACTACCTGATGAGCCCCGACAACCTGCGCCAGGTCGAGATCAACCACCGCGGCCGCGTCCGCCACGTCCTGGAGTACGGCTGGCCGGGCCAGCGCATCTGGGGCGCGACCGCCGCCATCCTGTACAACCTGCGTCGTCGCCTGGAGCACGTGCAATGA
- a CDS encoding sulfurtransferase, producing the protein MKPIDPPWTTLVDVATLAAHLDAGVRVVDARATASTAVRVVDARASLADPQAGASQYAAGHVPGAVHADLNRDLSDLSRTGHGRHPLPDSDAFAAQLGAWGIGPDTQVVVYDGSDGSMAAARLWWLLRLIGHRRVAVLDGGIAAWQAAGQPLATGAAEVPALPAYPGRFDGAQIANADEITARLKHAPGWLVDARAGERFRGEVEPLDPVAGHVPGAVNRPFALNVLDGRLRDAQELRAELQGIIGNRDPQQVVLMCGSGVTACHLLLAMESAGLSGARVYAGSWSGWVSDSSRPVATGA; encoded by the coding sequence ATGAAGCCGATCGATCCCCCCTGGACCACCCTGGTCGACGTGGCCACGCTCGCTGCGCACCTGGACGCGGGCGTGCGCGTGGTCGACGCCCGCGCGACCGCCAGTACCGCCGTGCGGGTGGTCGATGCGCGGGCGTCGCTGGCCGACCCGCAGGCCGGCGCCAGCCAGTACGCGGCTGGCCATGTGCCCGGTGCGGTGCATGCCGATCTCAACCGTGATCTGTCGGACCTGTCGCGGACCGGCCATGGCCGCCATCCGTTGCCGGACAGCGATGCATTTGCCGCGCAGCTGGGTGCCTGGGGCATCGGTCCCGATACCCAGGTCGTGGTCTACGACGGCAGTGATGGCAGCATGGCCGCCGCGCGCCTGTGGTGGCTGCTGCGCCTGATCGGGCACCGCCGGGTGGCGGTGCTCGATGGCGGCATCGCCGCCTGGCAGGCTGCCGGCCAGCCACTGGCGACCGGCGCGGCGGAGGTTCCGGCGTTGCCGGCCTATCCGGGCCGCTTTGATGGCGCGCAGATCGCCAATGCCGATGAGATCACCGCGCGCCTGAAGCATGCGCCGGGCTGGCTGGTGGACGCACGCGCGGGTGAACGCTTCCGTGGCGAGGTGGAGCCGCTGGATCCGGTCGCCGGCCACGTGCCGGGCGCGGTCAACCGCCCCTTCGCGCTGAACGTGCTGGATGGCCGCCTGCGCGATGCACAGGAACTGCGCGCCGAACTGCAGGGGATCATCGGCAACCGCGACCCCCAGCAGGTGGTGCTGATGTGCGGCTCCGGCGTGACCGCCTGCCACCTGCTGCTGGCGATGGAATCGGCCGGCCTGTCCGGCGCGCGGGTCTACGCCGGCTCCTGGAGCGGCTGGGTCAGTGACAGCAGCCGCCCGGTCGCCACCGGCGCCTGA
- a CDS encoding N-acetylmuramoyl-L-alanine amidase produces the protein MPNPLLPGLLLQPLPYHDRLPLRDPASLAMVVIHCTELPDLATARAYGERVLYASGAGNSGHFYIDRDGSVVQYVAPERIAHHVRGMNADTVGIELVNRGRYPHWLDSRHQAMDEPYPDAQLLALEQLLQALVLRYPSLQRIAGHDQLDLEQVPATDDPTLTVARKRDPGPLFPWARILAKLPLQPLP, from the coding sequence ATGCCCAACCCGCTCCTGCCCGGCCTGCTGCTGCAGCCGCTGCCGTACCACGACCGCCTGCCGCTGCGCGATCCGGCCAGCCTGGCGATGGTGGTGATCCACTGCACCGAACTGCCCGATCTGGCCACTGCGCGCGCCTATGGCGAGCGTGTGCTGTATGCCAGTGGCGCCGGCAACAGCGGTCACTTCTACATCGACCGCGACGGCAGCGTGGTGCAGTACGTGGCGCCGGAGCGCATCGCCCACCACGTGCGCGGCATGAACGCCGATACCGTGGGCATCGAACTGGTCAACCGCGGGCGCTACCCGCACTGGCTGGACAGCCGCCACCAGGCGATGGACGAGCCGTATCCGGATGCCCAGCTGCTGGCGCTGGAGCAGCTGCTGCAGGCGCTGGTGCTGCGCTACCCGTCACTGCAGCGGATTGCCGGTCACGACCAGCTGGATCTGGAACAGGTGCCGGCCACGGACGACCCGACGCTGACGGTGGCGCGCAAGCGTGACCCCGGGCCGCTGTTTCCGTGGGCGCGGATCCTGGCGAAGCTGCCGCTGCAGCCGCTGCCATGA
- the rlmKL gene encoding bifunctional 23S rRNA (guanine(2069)-N(7))-methyltransferase RlmK/23S rRNA (guanine(2445)-N(2))-methyltransferase RlmL produces MKFFVSCAKGLEYLLADELSALGLEKATATIAGVNAEGELEQALRIVMWSRLASRVLWPIDEFECPDEQALYDGVRALPWHEHIRPEMTLAVDAHVSGDRITHARFAAQRIKDAIVDRMRDEGLERPSVNTDLPDVRVNLSLRKGRASLSIDLGGGPLHRRGWRGAAHEAPLKENLAAALLLRAQWPRLHAAGGGLLDPMCGSGTLLIEGALMAADVAPGLMRHGSLPPSRWLGFDKVAWKAIMSEARDREAAGLAALKPVIHGSDIDPTAIQAARENAEVAGVAHAIRFTRADVADLATPEQEIGAVVCNPPYDERLAADPALYRALGNALQKAVPQWRASLLCGNDELAFATGLRAGKKYQMFNGALECALIVCDPIAVPGRDPAQPRALSEGAQMVANRLRKNLKKFKSWRAREDITCFRAYDADLPEYAAAIDVYEEDGGKRRTFLHVQEYAAPAAIPENDVRRRRNELLAAAREVFGVPPEQVSMKSRERGKGGSKYGRFEQRDEFIVVRENNALLQVNLFDYLDTGLFLDHRPLRRMMAEQVRGKRFLNLFCYTGVASVQAAVAGAASTTSVDLSATYLQWCYDNLALNGQGGNQHLLVQADAMAWLEGDHGQYDVIFCDPPTFSNSARADDFDVQREQLKLLRAAVARLAPGGVLYFSNNFRRFKLEENAIAEFAQCREITARTIGPDFERNARIHRAWELKRVG; encoded by the coding sequence GTGAAATTTTTTGTCTCCTGCGCCAAGGGCCTGGAATACCTGCTTGCCGACGAACTGTCGGCCCTGGGCCTGGAAAAGGCCACTGCCACCATTGCCGGCGTCAACGCCGAGGGCGAACTGGAGCAGGCGCTGCGGATCGTGATGTGGTCGCGGCTGGCCAGCCGCGTGCTGTGGCCGATCGACGAGTTCGAGTGCCCGGACGAGCAGGCCCTGTACGACGGCGTGCGTGCGCTGCCGTGGCACGAGCACATCAGGCCGGAGATGACCCTGGCGGTGGATGCGCACGTGTCCGGCGACAGGATCACCCATGCGCGCTTCGCCGCGCAGCGGATCAAGGACGCCATCGTCGACCGCATGCGCGATGAGGGCCTGGAGCGGCCGTCGGTCAACACCGACCTGCCGGACGTGCGCGTCAACCTGTCGCTGCGCAAGGGCCGTGCCTCGCTGTCGATCGATCTCGGTGGCGGCCCGCTGCATCGCCGTGGCTGGCGCGGCGCCGCCCACGAGGCACCGCTGAAGGAAAACCTGGCGGCCGCGCTGCTGCTGCGCGCGCAGTGGCCGCGCCTGCACGCCGCCGGTGGTGGCCTGCTGGACCCGATGTGCGGCAGCGGCACGCTGCTGATCGAAGGCGCGCTGATGGCCGCCGACGTCGCCCCCGGCCTGATGCGCCATGGCAGCCTGCCGCCGAGCCGCTGGCTGGGCTTCGACAAGGTCGCTTGGAAGGCCATCATGAGCGAGGCACGCGATCGTGAGGCCGCCGGCCTGGCCGCACTGAAGCCGGTCATCCACGGCAGCGATATCGACCCGACCGCGATCCAGGCGGCGCGCGAGAACGCCGAGGTTGCCGGTGTTGCCCATGCGATCCGTTTCACCCGCGCCGACGTGGCCGATCTGGCCACCCCGGAGCAGGAGATCGGTGCGGTGGTCTGCAACCCGCCGTACGACGAGCGACTGGCCGCCGATCCGGCGCTGTACCGCGCGCTGGGCAATGCCCTGCAGAAGGCGGTGCCGCAGTGGCGTGCCAGCCTGCTGTGCGGCAACGACGAGCTGGCCTTCGCCACCGGCCTGCGTGCCGGCAAGAAGTACCAGATGTTCAACGGTGCGCTGGAATGCGCGCTGATCGTCTGTGACCCGATTGCCGTGCCCGGGCGTGATCCGGCGCAGCCGCGCGCGCTGAGCGAAGGTGCGCAGATGGTCGCCAACCGCCTGCGCAAGAACCTGAAGAAGTTCAAGAGCTGGCGCGCGCGCGAGGACATCACCTGCTTCCGCGCCTATGACGCCGACCTGCCGGAATACGCGGCGGCCATCGACGTCTACGAGGAAGACGGCGGCAAGCGCCGCACCTTCCTGCACGTGCAGGAATACGCCGCACCGGCCGCGATTCCGGAGAACGACGTGCGCCGTCGCCGCAACGAACTGCTGGCGGCGGCGCGTGAAGTGTTCGGCGTGCCGCCGGAGCAGGTGTCGATGAAGTCGCGCGAGCGTGGCAAGGGCGGCAGCAAGTACGGCCGTTTCGAGCAGCGTGACGAATTCATCGTGGTGCGCGAGAACAATGCGCTGCTGCAGGTGAATCTGTTCGACTACCTGGACACCGGCCTGTTCCTCGATCACCGCCCGCTGCGCCGGATGATGGCCGAGCAGGTGCGCGGCAAGCGCTTCCTCAACCTGTTCTGCTACACCGGCGTGGCCAGCGTGCAGGCGGCGGTGGCCGGTGCGGCCAGCACCACCAGCGTCGATCTGTCGGCCACCTACCTGCAGTGGTGCTACGACAACCTGGCGCTGAACGGGCAGGGCGGCAACCAGCACCTGCTGGTGCAGGCCGATGCGATGGCCTGGCTGGAAGGTGACCATGGCCAGTACGACGTGATCTTCTGCGACCCGCCGACGTTCTCCAACTCCGCGCGCGCCGATGACTTCGACGTGCAGCGCGAGCAGCTGAAGCTGCTGCGTGCGGCCGTGGCACGGCTGGCGCCGGGCGGCGTGCTGTATTTCTCCAACAACTTCCGCCGCTTCAAGCTGGAAGAGAACGCCATCGCCGAGTTCGCCCAGTGCCGCGAGATCACCGCGCGCACCATCGGCCCGGACTTCGAGCGCAACGCGCGCATCCACCGCGCGTGGGAACTGAAGCGGGTGGGGTGA
- a CDS encoding DUF3325 domain-containing protein produces the protein MMLLALTLSFSAFTALSLAMEKHQHDLYGKAAATPARRTQWRVLGWALLTVAFALCVVDHGWAMGPVLWLGVMTMAGVLLSFGLYPYRPKWIAPLAIALPVAGLLVGLL, from the coding sequence ATGATGCTGTTGGCGTTGACCCTGTCGTTCTCCGCGTTCACCGCGCTGTCGCTGGCGATGGAAAAGCACCAGCACGACCTGTACGGCAAGGCTGCAGCCACCCCGGCACGGCGCACGCAGTGGCGGGTGCTGGGCTGGGCCCTGCTGACAGTGGCGTTCGCGTTGTGCGTGGTCGACCACGGCTGGGCGATGGGCCCGGTGCTGTGGCTGGGCGTGATGACCATGGCCGGCGTGCTGCTGTCGTTCGGACTGTACCCCTACCGACCGAAATGGATCGCGCCGCTGGCGATCGCGCTGCCCGTGGCCGGGCTGCTGGTGGGGTTGCTGTAG
- a CDS encoding PepSY-associated TM helix domain-containing protein, translated as MKNGFRQSMAWLHTWTGLLVGWLLLLIFMAGTASYYREEISRWMRPELPRSTVSTNQAAQRAADYLLANAAQAERWFVTLPQPRNPAMQLFWQLPPELADPSKGRRGSFGSATLDPNTGTELKARETRGGDFFYRLHFDLHYIPVLWARYLVGFCAMFMLVAIITGVITHKKIFKDFFTFRKDKGLRSWLDFHNVSAVMALPYHAMITYTGIVTLMIMYLPWGVNVAYGTDQDAFYAEAFGGLPEVTAAATGTAAPQPLQQLLDSARTHWHGTEVAGFTVANPGAANAVIDIRQRDGKRLSIDTPALRYDMVSGELLQETPPSGGATATRGVLYGLHLARFADWGLRALFFLSGLTGCLMVASGVVLWAVKERPKHAKRGRTGFGLRLVDALNIGAVAGLPIAFAAYFWGNRLLPLGLPERADVEANVFFYAWGAALLAAFIWPRRMMWAWQLYLGAAMFALIPVLNALTTHAHLGVTLPGGDWALAGFDLSMMAFGAMLALCGWRMQRWTPPLSAAEKKKRAAAPPRTVAETAAEASA; from the coding sequence TGGCCTGGCTGCACACCTGGACCGGGCTGCTGGTCGGCTGGCTGCTGCTGCTGATCTTCATGGCGGGTACCGCCAGCTACTACCGCGAAGAGATCAGCCGCTGGATGCGCCCGGAACTGCCACGCAGCACGGTCAGCACCAACCAGGCCGCCCAGCGCGCCGCCGATTACCTGCTGGCCAACGCCGCGCAGGCCGAGCGCTGGTTCGTCACCCTGCCGCAGCCGCGCAATCCGGCCATGCAGCTGTTCTGGCAACTGCCACCGGAACTGGCCGACCCCAGCAAGGGACGCCGTGGCAGCTTCGGCAGTGCCACCCTGGACCCCAACACCGGGACCGAGCTGAAGGCGCGCGAGACGCGGGGCGGCGACTTCTTCTACCGGCTGCATTTCGACCTGCACTACATTCCGGTGCTGTGGGCGCGTTACCTGGTGGGCTTCTGTGCGATGTTCATGCTGGTGGCGATCATCACCGGCGTGATCACCCACAAGAAGATCTTCAAGGATTTCTTCACCTTCCGGAAGGACAAGGGCCTGCGCTCCTGGCTCGACTTCCACAACGTCAGCGCGGTGATGGCCCTGCCCTACCACGCGATGATCACCTACACCGGCATCGTCACGCTGATGATCATGTACCTGCCATGGGGCGTGAACGTGGCCTATGGCACCGACCAGGACGCGTTCTACGCCGAGGCCTTCGGCGGCCTGCCGGAAGTGACCGCCGCGGCGACGGGCACGGCCGCGCCGCAGCCGCTGCAGCAGCTGCTGGACAGCGCGCGCACGCACTGGCACGGCACCGAGGTGGCCGGTTTCACCGTTGCCAACCCGGGCGCGGCCAATGCGGTGATCGACATCCGCCAGCGCGATGGCAAACGATTGTCGATCGACACCCCGGCGCTGCGCTACGACATGGTCAGCGGTGAACTGCTGCAGGAAACGCCGCCGTCCGGGGGCGCCACCGCCACCCGCGGCGTGCTGTATGGCCTGCACCTGGCCCGCTTCGCCGACTGGGGCCTGCGCGCCCTGTTCTTCCTGTCCGGCCTGACCGGCTGCCTGATGGTGGCCAGCGGCGTGGTGCTGTGGGCGGTGAAAGAACGCCCGAAGCATGCCAAGCGTGGCCGCACCGGGTTCGGCCTGCGCCTGGTCGATGCGCTGAACATCGGCGCGGTAGCCGGCCTGCCGATCGCCTTTGCCGCCTATTTCTGGGGCAACCGCCTGCTGCCGCTGGGGCTGCCCGAACGTGCCGATGTCGAGGCCAACGTATTCTTCTACGCCTGGGGCGCGGCGCTGCTGGCCGCCTTCATCTGGCCCAGGCGGATGATGTGGGCCTGGCAGCTGTATCTGGGTGCGGCGATGTTCGCCCTGATCCCGGTGCTGAACGCGCTGACCACCCACGCCCACCTTGGCGTGACCCTGCCCGGCGGTGACTGGGCTCTGGCCGGCTTCGACCTGTCGATGATGGCGTTCGGCGCGATGCTGGCGCTGTGCGGCTGGCGCATGCAGCGCTGGACGCCACCGCTGTCTGCGGCCGAGAAAAAGAAGCGTGCGGCGGCGCCGCCCAGGACGGTGGCAGAAACCGCCGCGGAGGCCAGCGCATGA